A stretch of the Parabacteroides timonensis genome encodes the following:
- a CDS encoding ATP-binding protein — protein MENILYQIYLRLLDATDSRFFRYLYNEINWENRLIGITGSRGTGKTTMLLQHIKTTFKDRSKALYVSLDNIWFTKNSLIELVNQFYTFGGTHLFVDEVHRYPNWSIEIKNIYDSYPDLHIVFTGSSILEIYKSNADLSRRAISYHLYGLSFREYLAMETNTDYPRLTLEDIICNHMNIAAEITNKIKVLPEFKKYLEYGYYPFYKEGIESYSLRLQNIVNIILDNDLPSVEKIEYNTILKIKKMLMIISSLVPFSPNLTSLSTEIETNRASAIKYLGYLQKAGLIKLLAPAGKGMNLMNKPEKIYLDNTNLIHSLAASSINEGNLRETFFANQCSANHKLTASKQGDFMIDEKYIFEVGGKGKNYKQIQNLKNSFIAMDNIETGFGHKIPLWMFGFTY, from the coding sequence ATGGAAAATATACTTTATCAGATCTATTTACGTCTACTGGATGCAACAGATAGTCGTTTTTTTCGATATCTCTATAATGAAATAAATTGGGAAAACCGTTTGATCGGTATAACCGGTAGTCGTGGCACTGGTAAAACGACCATGTTATTGCAACATATTAAAACCACATTCAAAGATAGGTCCAAAGCTCTCTATGTGAGCTTAGACAACATTTGGTTCACAAAAAACAGTTTAATAGAATTAGTAAATCAATTTTATACATTTGGTGGAACTCATTTATTTGTAGACGAGGTACATCGCTATCCAAACTGGTCTATCGAAATAAAAAACATATATGACAGTTACCCGGATTTACACATAGTCTTTACCGGATCATCCATATTAGAAATATATAAATCCAACGCGGATTTATCAAGACGTGCAATAAGTTATCACTTATATGGGCTTTCATTCAGGGAATATTTAGCTATGGAAACGAACACAGATTATCCCAGATTGACGCTGGAAGATATAATATGTAATCACATGAACATTGCTGCAGAGATCACTAATAAAATAAAAGTTCTTCCGGAATTCAAAAAATACCTTGAATACGGTTACTACCCTTTTTACAAAGAAGGAATAGAATCATATTCTTTACGTCTGCAAAATATAGTAAACATCATACTCGACAATGACCTGCCTTCGGTAGAAAAAATAGAATACAACACTATTCTGAAAATCAAGAAGATGCTAATGATAATATCCTCATTGGTTCCTTTTTCCCCAAACTTAACTTCTTTAAGTACCGAAATTGAAACCAACAGGGCATCTGCTATTAAATATCTCGGTTATTTGCAAAAAGCAGGCCTCATTAAATTATTGGCTCCAGCCGGTAAAGGTATGAACCTGATGAATAAGCCGGAGAAAATATATCTGGATAACACAAATCTGATTCATTCATTGGCAGCTTCCAGTATAAATGAAGGAAATCTTAGGGAAACATTTTTTGCTAACCAATGTTCAGCTAATCACAAGCTAACGGCTAGTAAACAAGGTGACTTTATGATTGACGAGAAATATATCTTTGAAGTTGGCGGGAAAGGAAAAAACTATAAGCAAATTCAAAATCTGAAAAATAGCTTTATTGCTATGGACAACATTGAAACGGGGTTCGGTCATAAAATCCCATTATGGATGTTTGGATTCACTTATTAG
- a CDS encoding N-acetylmuramoyl-L-alanine amidase produces the protein MRKINLIVLHCSATREDMEYTPEQLERDHKARGFLSAGYNYYIRRSGEIVSMRPPEQIPAHVKGFNRFSLGICYEGGLDAGGRPKDTRTKEQKESIRVLLLLLLVRHPGCRICGHRDLSPDRNGDGKITPDEWLKECPCFNAEEEYGRL, from the coding sequence ATGAGAAAAATTAATCTGATTGTTTTGCATTGTTCGGCTACCCGGGAAGATATGGAGTATACGCCTGAACAATTGGAGCGTGACCACAAGGCACGCGGATTCCTTTCTGCCGGTTATAATTATTATATCCGTCGTTCGGGAGAGATCGTTTCGATGCGTCCACCGGAGCAGATTCCGGCACATGTGAAGGGTTTTAACCGTTTTAGTCTGGGGATTTGCTATGAAGGGGGATTGGATGCCGGAGGACGGCCGAAAGATACGCGTACAAAAGAACAGAAAGAGTCGATCCGAGTTTTGTTGTTATTGTTGCTTGTCAGACATCCGGGCTGCAGGATTTGCGGACACCGTGACTTGTCCCCTGACAGGAACGGCGATGGAAAGATCACACCGGACGAGTGGTTGAAGGAGTGCCCTTGTTTTAATGCGGAGGAAGAGTATGGCAGGTTATAG
- a CDS encoding RagB/SusD family nutrient uptake outer membrane protein yields MKKKSLIISLAGATLLFCSMPSCMDLGETVYDKVQAGQFGKNEAEIASIVGPVYRSLNQYVPYNFMALSECSGDMAIVPTRKGGDWYDGGQYRELHMHSWTANTNQIKNCWSMATKSISTCNLVYSIVESNTFISDELKQRTLAEIRGVRAVWFYIMMDNWGNIPLTTDFKDTSLPSVTPRKEVYNFILKELTEIKDVLRKDVSTASYGKFTKGAAYALLAKMYLNAEAWGVDVPRWQEAADACDEVMKLGYTLESDWKANFVSNNESSMETIFPICFSANDQDINNTDYRNRLFAWTLHYKDNLVLGLKVTGDNGVCGQPDYVKLFDDADIRKKGSFLLGEMIDPATGKVIITAHDRPLIHTEDVTIIPGTERDGTAWGDVNQEDGGRAIKWPFDKSTVDGVENDFALFRLADIYLMKAECLVRMGIDNGEATRLVNEIRQRGFENSEHNYASVTLDEIALERKLELAWECYSRQDCIRFGTFQNARFLKPDTKGEDYRNLFPIPQDAWQTNQNLKQNPGYPAF; encoded by the coding sequence ATGAAAAAGAAATCATTGATAATATCACTCGCCGGAGCAACCCTTCTCTTTTGCTCTATGCCCTCGTGTATGGACCTGGGCGAGACTGTTTACGACAAAGTACAAGCCGGCCAGTTCGGCAAGAACGAAGCGGAGATAGCATCCATAGTCGGACCGGTTTACAGAAGCTTAAACCAGTATGTCCCCTACAATTTCATGGCTTTGTCCGAATGCAGCGGCGATATGGCCATTGTCCCGACACGCAAAGGAGGCGACTGGTACGATGGCGGACAATACCGCGAATTGCATATGCACTCCTGGACAGCCAACACCAACCAGATAAAGAATTGCTGGAGTATGGCTACCAAATCCATCTCTACCTGCAACCTGGTTTACAGTATCGTTGAAAGCAACACCTTCATCAGCGACGAGCTGAAACAAAGAACATTGGCCGAGATCAGAGGCGTACGTGCCGTCTGGTTCTACATTATGATGGATAACTGGGGAAACATTCCTCTTACCACCGATTTCAAAGACACCAGCCTTCCCAGCGTGACACCGCGCAAAGAGGTATATAATTTTATCCTGAAAGAGCTTACTGAGATCAAAGATGTCTTACGGAAGGACGTCAGTACGGCTTCTTACGGAAAATTCACAAAAGGTGCCGCCTACGCATTACTGGCAAAAATGTATCTGAATGCCGAAGCATGGGGTGTCGATGTTCCACGTTGGCAGGAAGCTGCGGATGCTTGCGATGAAGTGATGAAACTCGGCTATACCCTCGAATCGGACTGGAAAGCCAATTTCGTAAGCAACAACGAGTCGTCTATGGAAACGATTTTCCCCATTTGCTTCAGTGCAAACGATCAGGATATAAACAACACAGACTACCGTAACCGACTGTTTGCCTGGACCCTGCACTACAAGGACAATCTGGTTCTCGGACTGAAAGTGACAGGTGACAACGGCGTCTGCGGACAGCCGGATTATGTAAAACTGTTCGACGATGCCGACATACGTAAAAAAGGCTCTTTCCTGTTGGGTGAAATGATCGACCCGGCTACCGGAAAAGTAATCATTACAGCTCACGACCGTCCATTGATCCACACGGAAGACGTTACGATCATCCCAGGAACGGAACGTGACGGTACAGCCTGGGGGGATGTGAACCAGGAAGATGGCGGCCGTGCCATCAAATGGCCTTTCGACAAATCGACTGTAGACGGCGTAGAGAACGACTTCGCCTTGTTCCGCCTGGCCGATATCTATCTGATGAAAGCCGAATGCCTGGTACGTATGGGTATAGACAACGGAGAAGCGACCCGCCTGGTGAATGAGATCCGCCAAAGAGGGTTCGAGAATTCGGAGCACAATTATGCATCTGTCACACTCGATGAAATTGCCCTGGAACGTAAGCTCGAACTTGCCTGGGAATGCTACTCCCGTCAGGACTGCATCCGCTTCGGCACTTTCCAGAATGCCCGTTTCCTGAAACCGGATACAAAAGGTGAAGATTACAGAAACCTGTTTCCCATCCCGCAGGATGCCTGGCAAACCAATCAAAACCTGAAACAGAATCCGGGGTATCCGGCATTCTAA
- a CDS encoding SusC/RagA family TonB-linked outer membrane protein: MTTVFAQSGTVKGKVLDELGEPIIGTNVVEKGSTNGTVTDVDGNYTLTLNDLSKAVLQFSFIGYNTTEEAVKGRKTIDIRLAPSVVNLGEVVAIGYGTQTRKEITGSVANVSEENFNKGVTRDASDLLQGKVAGLTITSGSGDVTKSSTIRLRGTSTLQNDQGPLIVIDGIPGGDMTTVAPSDIESISVLKDASSAAIYGSRAAGGVILITTKRGSGSKTQISYDGYVAMDHLANKPDLMNADEWRAYAKESGQDASVYDQYGADTDWFDAITRTGISQNHAISLSGGGSKSNYRASFTYLDRNGIMRDNDMNRYSFRFQFQQRAINDRLRIGLLGSATLTDARIPYGDNFVLAYSMLPVYPVYNADGSYFTKVNTEYDQGNPVQNQDLNRKDMNNIYFYGAGDIQFTIIDGLNVKANLYKSRYSSEFSRYDNSETKQGQSNNGYAQKRNRTWNRNLMEWTADYEKTFGAAEENKIQGMIGYSWEDNNYSSFTSQNRNFLTNDLGANNLQSGTGLKTGDVSSDKNSYKLISMFARAHYSYAERYMITATVRRDGSSKFGANHKWGTFPSASAAWGISQESFMKDVKWVNDLKFRIGYGVTGNQDGLQPYKSLELYGSEGIYYNDGSWQTAYKINQNANPDLKWESTAMLNVGLDFTLFNSRLNGTIEWYNKKTSDMLYNYEVPTPPFVYNKMQANVGDMTNKGIEIMLNMDILRKKDFSWNMSLNLAHNKNEITKLSSDVYTTSRLYTGDPWLRGGSGVTSHVIEEGRPVGQFYMLICEGIDENGKYIIKDKNKDGQITDDDRDYCGDAQPDLTFGWNNSFSWKSWDLSFFFRGSIGQKVFNNPRAAYGNNTFLIGTNALNDPLVHQLTESSRICSYYIENASFMRLDNISLGYTFNTKKINWLDKARVYVAGQNLFVITGYKGVDPEVEIFRGEITDADAGLSPGIEHRQFFPKSRTFTLGVNLTF; this comes from the coding sequence ATGACAACTGTCTTTGCTCAATCGGGCACTGTCAAAGGAAAAGTTTTAGATGAACTAGGTGAACCGATCATCGGAACAAATGTAGTAGAAAAAGGTTCGACCAATGGTACTGTCACAGATGTAGACGGTAACTACACGCTCACATTGAACGACCTGTCGAAAGCCGTTCTTCAGTTTTCATTCATCGGTTATAACACAACGGAAGAAGCCGTAAAAGGGCGAAAGACAATTGATATCAGGCTGGCTCCGTCTGTTGTTAATCTGGGTGAAGTCGTAGCCATCGGTTATGGAACACAGACACGTAAAGAAATTACAGGTTCCGTTGCCAATGTTTCAGAAGAGAACTTCAACAAAGGCGTAACCAGGGATGCCTCCGACCTGTTGCAAGGCAAAGTGGCCGGTCTGACAATCACATCCGGCTCCGGTGACGTAACCAAAAGTTCAACCATCCGTCTGCGCGGAACATCTACCCTGCAAAACGACCAGGGACCGCTGATCGTTATCGATGGTATCCCCGGAGGTGATATGACAACCGTAGCACCATCCGATATCGAATCGATATCGGTGCTGAAGGATGCATCTTCAGCCGCCATTTACGGTTCGCGTGCAGCCGGCGGTGTTATCCTTATCACCACGAAAAGAGGTTCAGGCTCGAAAACACAGATTTCTTACGACGGATACGTGGCCATGGATCATCTGGCAAACAAACCCGACCTGATGAATGCCGACGAATGGAGAGCATACGCCAAAGAATCAGGGCAGGACGCCAGCGTATACGACCAATATGGGGCCGATACCGACTGGTTCGATGCCATAACCCGGACAGGTATTTCGCAGAACCATGCCATTTCCCTCTCCGGAGGAGGTTCTAAAAGTAATTACCGTGCTTCGTTCACCTATCTTGACCGCAACGGTATCATGCGCGACAACGACATGAACCGTTACAGCTTCCGCTTCCAGTTCCAGCAACGGGCCATCAACGACCGCCTGCGTATCGGTTTGCTCGGATCAGCCACCTTAACGGATGCACGTATCCCTTACGGAGACAATTTCGTGTTAGCTTATAGCATGCTTCCCGTTTATCCGGTTTACAATGCCGATGGTTCTTATTTCACCAAAGTAAATACGGAGTACGACCAGGGAAACCCCGTGCAAAACCAGGACCTGAACAGAAAAGATATGAATAATATCTATTTCTATGGCGCAGGAGATATACAATTCACAATTATCGACGGCCTGAACGTGAAAGCCAATTTATACAAAAGCCGTTATTCCAGCGAATTCAGCCGATATGACAACTCTGAAACCAAGCAGGGACAAAGCAATAACGGATATGCACAAAAACGGAACCGCACCTGGAACCGTAACCTGATGGAATGGACAGCCGACTACGAAAAAACATTCGGAGCCGCCGAAGAAAACAAGATACAAGGTATGATAGGTTACTCCTGGGAAGATAACAATTACTCCTCATTCACTTCACAGAACCGTAACTTCCTGACCAACGACCTGGGAGCAAATAACCTTCAGTCAGGTACTGGCCTGAAAACCGGCGACGTGTCGTCAGACAAAAACTCCTACAAACTGATCTCCATGTTCGCACGCGCCCATTACAGCTATGCCGAACGCTATATGATTACGGCAACGGTACGCCGCGACGGTTCTTCTAAATTCGGAGCCAACCATAAATGGGGTACATTCCCTTCCGCATCCGCAGCCTGGGGGATCTCGCAGGAATCCTTTATGAAGGATGTCAAGTGGGTAAACGATTTGAAATTCCGCATCGGCTACGGTGTAACCGGTAATCAGGACGGCCTGCAACCTTATAAAAGTCTTGAATTATACGGATCGGAAGGTATCTATTATAATGACGGCAGCTGGCAGACGGCCTATAAGATCAACCAGAATGCCAACCCCGACCTGAAATGGGAGTCTACCGCCATGCTGAACGTGGGCCTCGATTTCACCTTGTTCAACAGCCGCCTGAACGGTACCATCGAATGGTATAACAAGAAAACATCCGATATGCTGTACAATTACGAAGTTCCGACTCCCCCGTTCGTGTACAATAAAATGCAGGCCAACGTAGGCGATATGACCAACAAGGGTATCGAGATCATGCTGAACATGGATATCCTCCGCAAGAAAGACTTCTCCTGGAACATGTCATTAAACCTGGCCCACAACAAGAATGAGATCACCAAACTGTCGAGCGACGTTTATACGACCAGCCGTCTTTACACAGGCGATCCCTGGTTGCGCGGCGGTTCAGGCGTTACCTCACACGTCATTGAAGAAGGTCGTCCGGTAGGACAATTCTATATGCTGATCTGCGAAGGAATCGACGAAAACGGCAAATACATCATCAAAGACAAGAATAAAGACGGACAGATAACAGACGACGACCGTGATTATTGCGGCGACGCACAACCGGATCTTACATTCGGATGGAACAACTCATTCAGCTGGAAAAGTTGGGACCTGAGTTTCTTCTTCCGTGGTTCCATCGGCCAGAAAGTATTCAACAATCCGCGCGCCGCCTATGGCAATAATACATTCCTGATCGGAACCAATGCATTGAACGACCCGCTGGTTCACCAGTTGACAGAGTCTTCCCGTATCTGTTCCTACTACATCGAGAATGCTTCCTTCATGCGCCTGGACAACATATCTCTGGGTTATACCTTCAACACGAAAAAGATCAACTGGCTGGATAAAGCCCGTGTTTACGTGGCCGGACAAAACCTGTTCGTAATTACCGGCTACAAGGGTGTCGATCCGGAAGTAGAGATCTTCCGCGGAGAAATCACAGATGCGGATGCCGGCCTGTCTCCGGGTATCGAACACCGCCAGTTCTTCCCTAAATCAAGAACTTTCACTTTAGGCGTTAACTTAACATTCTAA
- a CDS encoding Mom family adenine methylcarbamoylation protein yields MEILKRTTLGNLVIKAVPKALAKELIVEHHYSHKWNDGGFGKFNYGIFREEAPDKCLGVAVYGYLKNPNAKLFTHPNPDAWMCELNRMWIDDELGHNAESILIAASIKLLRKDDPTCVAVQSFADGRLGCGTIYKAANFTYYGFHYTKFCRNKRTGEVTHEQIFTNSTSPSGYLRSNMAFLLGDMEIFRVKTYRYIYPLCKKFKFIRDPQPYPAYDKGEEPTEWVRDNTKIKANIIRLLDKIAA; encoded by the coding sequence ATGGAAATATTAAAAAGGACAACTTTAGGTAATTTAGTTATTAAGGCAGTTCCGAAGGCTTTGGCAAAAGAACTGATTGTAGAACACCACTATTCGCACAAGTGGAACGATGGCGGTTTTGGTAAGTTCAATTATGGTATATTCCGGGAAGAAGCCCCGGACAAATGCTTGGGCGTTGCTGTGTACGGTTATTTGAAGAACCCAAATGCTAAACTGTTCACCCACCCGAATCCGGATGCTTGGATGTGCGAGTTGAACCGCATGTGGATAGATGATGAATTGGGACATAATGCAGAGAGTATATTGATTGCTGCGTCTATCAAGTTGCTAAGAAAAGATGATCCGACCTGTGTAGCGGTGCAGTCGTTTGCTGATGGACGGTTAGGATGTGGCACAATTTATAAGGCGGCCAACTTTACATATTACGGCTTTCATTATACCAAATTCTGCCGTAACAAGCGCACGGGCGAAGTAACACACGAACAAATATTTACTAATAGTACATCACCAAGCGGTTATTTACGTTCAAATATGGCCTTCTTGTTGGGTGACATGGAGATATTTCGGGTAAAGACGTACCGCTACATATATCCACTTTGCAAAAAGTTTAAGTTCATTCGCGACCCGCAACCTTATCCAGCGTATGATAAAGGCGAAGAACCAACCGAATGGGTTAGGGATAATACAAAAATAAAAGCGAATATCATTAGACTACTTGATAAGATAGCCGCCTAA